A window of Streptomyces sp. NBC_01241 genomic DNA:
CTGGTGGGAGGAGAACTCCAAAGAGGCGTACAACACCGGCCTGGCAGGCGCGTCGGCGGCGTTCGACAACTACGCGAAGTCGAAGAGCGGTAGGCGCAAGGGCCCGAGGATGGGCATCCCCCGCTTCAAGTCGAAGCGGAATGCTTCCCTGACCTGCCGGTTCACCACCGGAACGATCCATATCGAACCTGACGGCAGGAACATCACCCTGCCCAGGATCGGCACCATCCGCCTCCACGAACACCGGGCCGACCTGCGCGCCCTTGCCGACGCGGGAAACATGCGGATCCTGTCCGCGACGGTGCGTCTGGACCAGGGCCGCTGGTTCGTGTCGTTACAGGTCGAGGAGAAGCGTCAGCCGGCGAAGGTCGCCCGTCCGGATGCGTCGGTCGGTGTCGACCTTGGCATCAAGACCCTCGCCGTTCTCGCGGACAGCGACGGTGTCCTGGCTACGGAACCCAACCCACGCCACCTCGACCGCGCGCAGAAGCAGCTGCGCCGCGCCAGTCGTGTCGTCTCGCGCCGTCAGGGCCCCGACCGGCGCACCGGTCGGCAGGCATCGAAGCGTTGGGAGAAGGCGAACCGGGCGCGGAACAAGGTGCACCACCGGGTTGCGAACCTCCGCGAGGACACCCTCCACCGACACCCCACTGCATCAACACCCGCACCTCAAGGGCCATCGGTACCGGCACGCGCCCTCCGTGCGTCCTGCGCCCCCGTGTCGGGTTGTTCTCGGGTGGTGCGGTCGGCGGCTCAGGTGTGGTCGAGGGGGTGTGCGCATCGTGCGGCGGGTCAGGAAGGTGCGCCGGCCAGGACTTCCACCTTGCCGGTGTCGAGGTAGTAGTAGGCGCCGACCACGGCAAGGGCGCCCTTTCCTACGAGTGGGGCCAGGTCCTGGTTGGAGCGCAGGGCGGCTGCGGTCAGCTCGACCTGGGCGCGGGCCATGGTCTCGACCGGGTCGGCACCGCCTTCGCGGACGGCCTGCTCGTACGCCGGCCGCAGGGCCTTGGTGATCGCCTCCAGGTTGCCGGGCAGCGGCTTGCCGTCACGGATGGACTTGTACGCTGCCTCGACGGCGCCGCAGCGTTGATGCCCGAGGACCACGACGAGCGGAGTGCCGCTCGTCATGGGCCCGTACTCCACGGACCCGGTGACCACCGGACCGACCGCCTCCCCGCCCGTGCGCATCACGTAGAGGTCACCCAGTCCGGTGTCGAAGAGGAGCTCCGGGGGGACCCGGGAGTCGATGCACGAGAGGACCGCTCCGAAAGGTTCCTGTTTCTGGGCTACGAACTCGCGCCGGTTCGGATCCCGGTCGGGATGTCGAAGGTCTCCGCTCACCCAGCGCTTGTTGCCGTCCATCAGCCTCGCGAGCGCCTCGGCGGGCGTGGCCGGCCGTGCTTCCGGCGAAGTGCTGGTCGCCATCGGGGTGGCGCTCGTCGATGAGCACCCCGCCAGTACGGCCGAGGCGACCACGAGTCCGCCGGCGAGCAGAGTTCTGCGATCCGGACGTCCCGCTCTGTCCATTTCGGTGGTTCCCCTCAGTCCGCTGAGATGTGTCCGTACGTCTTGGCCAAGGCGATTGTTCAGCGCGGTGCGGGAGCCCGGTCACAGGCGCAAGCGAGGGCGGGCCGCTTTGCCACCGACGGCCCACAGAGCCGGCTCGGGAGGCGGCTCGAGCGGCAGCGCAGCACTGACCGGGCGATCACGCGGGTCTCCGGGGGCGTCTCTGTCAGGAGAGGCCCCCTCCCTGCTTCCGCACCGGGTCTGCCGGCGCCGCGCCGGGTGTGATCGTTGCGGGAAACCGGTCAAGTGCGGGCTGGTTCTTGAGGGGCGCGTGGTGGGAGGGGCGGCGGATTCGGGTTCCCCCGGCGTGCTGGTCGATCCGCCCTCGTGCGCTCCGCCTTTCAGGTGGCCGGCAGTCAGGATGCTTGTGTCATATTCGATTTGTATGGGTCACTTGAGTAACCGAACCGGTGGGCCGCCCATCCCTCTCCGGGGGAGCGCGGAACCGTTCTGTTCGCCGACCGTCCACGCATGACGGACCTCGGCATCGTTTGCTCCGGACGGCCGCCGCGATGGGCGCCCCTGTAGAGGACTTGGATCCGACCAGTCACCCCTGCCGAACAGCGGCAGGGGCTGGTGAGGCAGCCCCCGGCCTCTGCAAGTGAGCGGTGCGCGAGCCGTCCGCGCACACCGAGTACCTCGCCATCGAGGCCATGAGCGCGGTCGTCGGCCCGCGACATGGCTCACCACGGCCCCATGCATCCTGTGCGGCGACGGCCGCTGGAGGTTGTCCCAGCAGGCACCTTTCGGGCGATTCCCCGGGTTCGCCCAGCGGCGTACCCCCGGGACCGGTCGAGCAGGAGATGAGCGAGGTCGGCCGGGGCCGGACAGCGGCCCAGTGGTCCACGTCATGGCCATGGGTCCTGATCCGGAACCGGCTCGAAGTCAACTCCCTTATGTGGGAGTCCCGTTCAAGCACACGGAGGACGATCATGCCAATCAGTCCAAGCCAGGGCTCCACCGGTGGCGGTACCGCCGTCACCATCACGGGCACCAACCTCACGGGCACCAGTGCGGTGCTCTTCGGCACCAAGCCGGCCACCGGCGTCACCAACGTCTCGCCCACCCAGGTCACCGCTGTCTCGCCGTCCGGCTCCGGCGAGGTCGGCGTGACGGTGACCACCTCGGGCGGAACCAGCAATCCGATCCCGTTCTTCTACGTCGGCGCCCCGTTCAAGTCCGGTCTGAGCGTGAGCTCGGGCCCCACCGCGGGTGGCAACACCATCACCATCAGCGGCACTGGCCTGTCCACCGCCACGGCGGTGTCCTTCGGCGCCAATTCCGCGACGCCGACAGTGCTGTCGGACAGTCAGATCAGCGTTGTCGTGCCCGCGGGTGCGGCAGCCGGGGCGGTCGGGGTCAGCGTGACGACCGCCGGAGGCACCAACAACGGTCTGTCGTACACGTACATCGACATCCCGACCATCGCCACCGTCACTCCGGCCTCCGGACCGACGTCCGGCGGCACGGCGGTGACCATCACGGGCACCAACCTGACCTCGACGAGCCAGGTCACGTTCGACTCGGTGCCGGCACCGTTCTCGGTCATCAACGCCACGACGGTGTCCGCCGTCACGCCGCCCGGCGCCGTCGGTGCGGTCGACGTCGGTCTCTCCAACCCTGCGGGCACAGCCACGGACGTCGGCGCCTTCACGTACGTGACAGGCCCCGGCATCTGATCCGCCACGGCTGCGGCACCGACAGCCGACGCGGAACAGCGCCCGGCGCCGATACCGCCTCCGGTACATGACGTCCGCCCCGGTCCGGGACATTCCGCGCCCGGCCGGGCGGGCAATCCACTCGGCATCACTCGCTCACCGCCGCCCGGCCAGGAGGTCCGGGCGGCGCCCCGATCACCACATTCCGATCTTCGCACCCCGTGCACAACGCCCCGATCACACCCCGCAGATCACATCACCCGACAGGAGAACGGCTGTGGAGAGCTCCGACAGCTCAATGCCCCGCGAATCGACGGCCGCGGCGGCCCCCGTAATCACCGTGAGCAGCCCTTTCTCGGGAGCCGCCGGAACGGTCGTCACACTGACCGGAACCGGCTTCACCGGGGCGACCGCGGTCACCTTCGGCGGTACTCCCTCCGCTTCGTTCACCGTGGTGTCCGCGACCGGGATCACCGCGGTCGCCCCGGCCGGTGCGGGCACCGTCCAGATCATGGTGACCACGCCCGATGGAACCAGCAACGGCATTGGCTTCACCTACACGATCGCGACGCCCGCGATCAGTTCCGTCGCCCCCAACCAGGGGTCGGTCGAGGGCGGGAACACGGTCACATTGACCGGAACCGGCTTCACCGGCGCCACCTCGGTTCGTTTCGGTACCGTGGCCGCCGCGTTCATTGCCGTCTCCGCGACGCAGGCCACCGCGGTCGCCCCCGCCGCGCCCACCGGCACCGTCAACGTCACGATCACCACTCCGGGCGGCACCAGTGCCGGGATCCCCTATACGTATGTCGCCGCTCCGGTTCTGGGCAGTGTGACTCCGGCCCAGGGGCCGCTCGCGGGTGGGAACACCATCACCTTGTCCGGGACCGGCTTCACCGGAACGACGTCCGTCCGCTTCGGTGTGAACGTGGCGACCTCGTTCACCTTCGTCTCGGCGACTCAGCTGAGTGCGGTTGTTCCCACCGGCGGCGCGGGCCCGGTTGCCGTCACGGTCACCACGCCGGGGGGCACCAGCAGTCAAGCCGTCGCCTACTACTACCTCGGCGCACCGGTTCTCACCAGTGTCGTCGCCGGGTCCGGTCAGGTGGGCGGTGGCAACGCCGTGACGCTGACCGGGGCCAATCTCCTCCAGGCCACGGCGGTTCTCTTCGGCTCGACGGCGGCCACCACCTTCACCATTCTCTCGGTCACGGAGATCCGGGCGACGGTGCCGCCCGGTGTCAGCGGCACCGTCCCGGTCACCGTCACCACGCCCGGTGGCACGAGCAACAGCGTGGCCTACCTGTATCTGAGTGCCCCGGTAGTCAGCGGTCTGGTACCCAACCAGGGGGCGTCGGCAGGCGGGAACACGGTGACTGTCACCGGCTCCGGACTGACGTATACGACCGGTGTGCTGTTCGGGAGCGTGCCCGCCGGCTTCACCGTGGTCTCCGACACCCAGTTGACGACCACGGCGCCGCCCGGCGGGGTGGGCGCGGTCACCGTCAGGGTCGTCACCCCTGGTGGCACCAGTCTCGGTGTTTCTTACACCCGAGTTGGCTCACCCGGTATCTGAGTGGTCCGGTCGGCCCGGCGAACCGGTTCGGCGGGTACCCGGAGAGCGCCCGGCCCATGGACAATCGCGGCCATGGGCGAAGACTCGATACGGAACTACCTGGCCTCCGTCGAGAGCCGACTGGCGGCCGACGGCTGTGTCCCGCGCTGGGAGGACTGGGCCGGAGTCCCTGTGCTCGTCGGGCGGCGGGCCGACTTCCGGATGCGGTGGGCGGCCACCAACCTGCATCTGTTCACCGTGGCCGCCGCCGTACCCGAGGTCACCGTGCCGGTCATCGGCACGTTCACCACGCAGGTGCTCGCGTACGCCAAGAAGAACAAGGGCGGTCTGCCCGTCGGGATGCAGACCGGTGTCGCTTCCTTCCCCGTTCTGGTCAGCGACCGGATCGATCCGGCCGCGATGGCGTGGGCGGAGGAGAAACAGCACAATCAGTTCGCCTGCTTCGCGCGGCCGGTCGTCGTCGACAGCGCGCAGGGCTACGTGGGCATGTACCGGGGGAAGCCGGCCCTGGGGCGGGTCTACGCCTCGCACCTGATCGAAAAGGGTGCCCGCTACTTCCAGCCGTAGGCGGGGCACGGACACGTGCGACGCCTGCCGTGACACGGCGTCCGGGAGGCGCGCACGCGCCGGCTACGGCTGCCCGACCCTCAACTCCCGTACGCCCACCGGCTTCTCCGGATCTCCCGAATCGACCGTCAGGCGTACCCGGCGGGCCGCCGAACCCGGCCTGTACGGCTGCCAGTCCTTGCCGTTCACCGATGTCTCCACGCGGTACGAGACGACGCGTGCGTCCGTCCATTCCGGTGCGATCGAGGTCACCGGGGCCGTGCGGCCCAGGTCCACGGTCAGGCTGCCCGTCGCGCCGTCCGGGGACCAGGCCGTGGCCGGGCTGCCGTCCACCGCGGCGGCGGCGTACAGGCCGGGGGTCTCGGAGCTCGCCGTCGCCGGGCGGCAGCGGGCCGCGTTCGTCGTCCGGGCGAGGTCGGGGCGGCGGGTGGCGAGGGCGAGTGTGCTGGTGAGGAGGCGGGGGCCGGTGGGGGTGTGGACGGTGAAGGGGGCGCCGGAGGTCAACCGGACCGTCGTCGTCAGGGGGCCGATCGCGATGTCGTACGTACGACCCCGGTAGCGCAGCCCCGTCAGCGTGACGCCCCTGCCCAGCTGCGGCGGCAGCAGCGGATCGAGGCGCACCCCGTCCTCCCGCAGCCGAAGGCCCGTCAGCCCGTGCGTGAAGACCTGGAGGAATCCGCCCTTCCCGGTGAGGAAGTCCTCCGCGGGACTCCCCGACAACGGGTCCTGTGCGCCCGACTTTGCGCCCCGGGCCTCGCTGAAGAGGGCGTACGGGCCGCGCATGAACGGGCGTACGGCGCGCTGGAGATAGGTGTACGTCGCGCAGCCGGCCTCGCCGATCGCGGCCGCGGCGATCGCGTGGACCGAGTCCGTCATCGCCGGGCCGTCCGGATCGGTGCGTTCGGCGTAGTAGTCGAGCGTGGCCGCCCGGGCGCCCGGCTCCATCGGCCATTCGAGCGGGTAGATCAGCAGCACCGTGTCGGCCTGCTTGATGGTCGAGCCGTTGTAGCCCGCGTACTGGAGGAACAGTTTCCGCTTCGGGTCGTACGGGATGCGCAGACCGTCCGCGACCCGCGTCCACTCGGCCGGCGCGGTATGCCCGAGCAATCGCGCCGCGCGGGTGGCGTTGCGCAGCGCGGTGGCCGCCACCGCGTTGGTGAAGACCCCGTCGGTGACGCCGTTGCTGTATTCGTCGGGGCCCGCGACGTCCTTCACCGAGTAGCTGCCGTCCGCGTCGGCGGTCGCCCGCGAGACCCAGAAGTCGGCGATCCCCCGGAGCAGCGGCCACCCGTGCCCGGCCAGCCAGCCGCGGTCCCCGGTCGCCAGGTAGTACTGCCAGACGGCGAGCGAGACATCGCCCTGGAGGTGGACCTGGGTGAGGCAGTGCGGGGGATCCCAGCTCTGGCACTCGGACCACAGATCGCCCTTGCTCGCGCTCGTCCACGGGTAGAACAAGCCCTTGAACCCCAGTTTCCGGGCGTTGGCGCGGGCGGCTCCGCGCGTGCGGTAGCGGTACTCGACGACCGAACGGGCCAGCTCGGGGCGGGTGGCGAGCAGCCCCGGGTACATCCAGATCTCGGCGTCCCAGAAAACCAAGCCCGCGTAATTGTCGCTGGTCAGACCGGTCGGAGCGATGCTGTCGCGGGAACCGGTACGGGTGGACGCCAGCAGGCCGTACTGCGCCGACCTCAGCCACTTCTGCAGGTCGGGACTGTCCGGGACGGAGATGTCGGCCGCCCAGACCCGCCGCCAGGCGGCGGCGTTCGCGGCGAGGACGGCCGACCAGCCGCGGCCGGCCGCGCGCCGCGACGCCTCGCGGGCGGTGGTGCGCGGGGCGTACGAGGTGAGCGCGGTGTCCACGCCCACGTACTTCTCGAAGGTGTACGTGCGCCCGGCGCGCACCTGGGGCGTGCTGCGGATCTGGTTCGCGCCGGGTACCTGCGGCTCCGATCCGCCGGTGCGCAGCGTCTGGACGATCGCGCCCGCCGTCCCGGTGCCCTGCGTGCGGAACGTTCCGTCGGCGTTCAGCGTGATCCGGCGTGCGCCCCGCGGGTCGAGGCGTCCGGTGACGGTCGCGGTGCCGCTCCAGTGCGGTGTCATACGCAGCCGTACGGCGCCGGTGTGCGCGTCGGACCGGTCCGCGAGCACCTCGTACGTCAGGTCGGTCGCTCGTCCGTCGGCCGTGGTCCAGCGCAGCGACGTACGCACCAGACCGCAGCGCAGGAACACGGTTCGGCGGTAGTGCGAGATCCGGCCCGGGGGAGTGCCGGAGCCGTAGGTCTCGTTGCCGACGCGTACGTCGAGGGTCGTCCAGCTCGGCAGCGCGGCGATCACCTCGCGCCCTTCGGCGAGGTTCTTGTCGCGCCCGAACAGGCCGGAGACGAAGGCGCCGTCGTAGCGCGGGGTGAACAGCGGCCAGCCCGTCTTCCTGTCCGACGCGGCGTATCCGGCGCCTGTGGCGGGCACTCGGTGGGCCAGATAGCCGTTGCCGGCATAGGGGTCGTAACCGTCGGCCTCGTCGAACCGGGTGGAGGCCGGCGCCCAGGCGGGGTCGGTGTCCCGCCCACAGGTCGTGGAGGCGGGCGGGCGGGGAGCGGCCGCGTAGGAGAGGGGCGGCAGCGGCGCGATCAGGGCGCCCGCGACCAGGGACGTCAGGGACGCGAGGGACGTGAGGAGACAGACGCGCGAGGGGCTCACCGTACGAAGGTATGGACGCGCGCGCCGAGCGGTGGCGCACGGCGCGCGGCGGGCGGGTGAACGGTGGGCGGGGGGGTGGTGATGCCCTCGGCGAGGGCGACGGTGGGGGCGGGCGCGCCGCCCGGGGCGGCCGGCAGATCGTTCGCGTCCGCGCGGAAGGCCGCGGCGAGCGGGGACACGGCCTCGGCCTGTACGGCGATCAGCGCCGGGCGTCGGTCGATCAGCCCCTGGGCGTGGAGTGCGGCGGTGGCCGGTGCCGAGCCGAGCCGAGCCGAGCAGGAGCGTGCCGGTTCTGGTCGCGGTTCCGAGGACGGCTCGGCGGCCCGGTTCTCTCCGGGGCCCGGCGGCGGGTCATGCATGAGGCCGTGATGAATCATCACTTCGGGTGAAACTCTGGCCCGTGCTTGCGGTGCGCAACCGACGGTCGTCAGGCTGTTGCAGACTGTCAACCTGTTGGGAGTGGCCTGTGACTTTCGGTGAGCAGCCCGCCTATCTGCGTGTTGCAAGCGATCTGAGAGAGAAGATCGCCAACGGTTCGCTGCCGCCGCATACGCGCCTGCCCTCGCAGGCGCGTATCCGCGAGGAATACGGAGTCTCGGACACCGTCGCGCTGGAGGCACGCAAGGTGCTGATGGCCGAGGGGCTGGTCGAGGGGCGCTCCGGATCCGGTACGTATGTGCGCGAGCGCCCCGTCCCGCGCCGGATCGCCCGCTCCGGCTATCGGTCCGGAGCCGGGGCCAGTCCGTTTCGTCAGGAGCAGACGGCGGAGGGGGTGTGCGGAACGTGGGAGTCCCGCAGCGAGCAGGAGGGTGCGAGCGGCGAGATCGCCGAGCGCCTCGGCATCGAACCGGGCGACCGGGTGATGCGTACGCGATACACCTTCCGGGAGGCCGGTGAGCCGATGATGCTCTCCACCTCCTGGGAGCCGCTTGCCGTGACGGGGCGCACGCCGGTGATGCTGCCGGAGGAGGGCCCGTTGGGCGGCTGCGGGGTGGTCGAGCGGATGGCCGCGATCGATGTCGTCGTGGACAACGTGGCCGAGCAGGTCGGCGCGCGGCCGGGGCTGGCGGAGGAGCTCCTGGCGCTCGGCGGTGTTCCGGGCCATGTGGTGATGGTGATCGAGAGGACGTATTACGCGTCGGGCCGCGCGGTCGAGACGGCGGACGTGGTGGTGCCCGCCGATCGCTTCCGGATCGCCTATCACCTTCCGGTCCGGTGAGCGACAGGCGCAGGGCGTCGTCCGGCGCCCGTGCCGACGGGCGGGCCCCCTGCCGGGCCCCTTGTCCGATGGGCTGTCGCCGACCGTCCTAGCTTGTCATGTCCCGCTCCTTAAGGGGGCGCATCCAGCCGGGTGCGCCCCCTTTTCCGTGGCCGGATCGGTATCTCTTTGTGTAATTACGTATTCGTTGAGTGAAGGTCAGGCGTAGGCTCGGGCATATGCGTACTGCGGTTTCCTGGGGATCCTTAGAGACCTACATGCCGTTCGACGGAGGGGCGCAATGTTCGGGAATGGCGCGATGACCGACAGCGGTGCCGAGCTCCCTTGGCTGGTGATAAGGGAGGACGACAACGGCAATCGCTATCGCGTCGGCAGATATGCCACGCAGGGCGAGGCCCAGAAGATCGCCGACAAGCTCGATACCCGTGGTCACAAGCAGCTCTACTGGGTGGAGCGCATCGGGCAGAGCGCCCGGCCGTAGGGCGCCGGGCCGCGTCCACCGGAAGTCGAGCGGGGGAGTCGCGCGGGGGAGTCGCGCCCCGGCTCAGGGGCGAGGGGCGGTCGGCCGGGGCGGTCGGCGGCCTGGAGGGCCGAGGTGGCCCGGGTGGGCAGTGTCCGTCCGGCTAAGGTCCTGCCTGACGTGGGTTCCGGATGGCGGAGGCGGAGTGATGTCGGTCCTGATCGACACGGTGGCGTGGGTGCGTGTGGAAGGCGGCAGGATTCTCTGCGCGCGGCCACGGGGGAAGGATGTCTTCTACATCCCCGGTGGCAAGCGGGAGGGCGCGGAAAGCGATCTCGAAACCCTGCTCCGCGAGATCAAGGAGGAGCTGACGGTGCTCCTCGCGCCGCACACCGCGGTACACCTCGGTACGTACGAGGCCGGGGCGCCCGATCTGCCGAGCGGCGCCGTGGTGCGTATGAGTTGCTACACCGCGGA
This region includes:
- a CDS encoding IPT/TIG domain-containing protein produces the protein MSSPFSGAAGTVVTLTGTGFTGATAVTFGGTPSASFTVVSATGITAVAPAGAGTVQIMVTTPDGTSNGIGFTYTIATPAISSVAPNQGSVEGGNTVTLTGTGFTGATSVRFGTVAAAFIAVSATQATAVAPAAPTGTVNVTITTPGGTSAGIPYTYVAAPVLGSVTPAQGPLAGGNTITLSGTGFTGTTSVRFGVNVATSFTFVSATQLSAVVPTGGAGPVAVTVTTPGGTSSQAVAYYYLGAPVLTSVVAGSGQVGGGNAVTLTGANLLQATAVLFGSTAATTFTILSVTEIRATVPPGVSGTVPVTVTTPGGTSNSVAYLYLSAPVVSGLVPNQGASAGGNTVTVTGSGLTYTTGVLFGSVPAGFTVVSDTQLTTTAPPGGVGAVTVRVVTPGGTSLGVSYTRVGSPGI
- a CDS encoding levansucrase encodes the protein MGEDSIRNYLASVESRLAADGCVPRWEDWAGVPVLVGRRADFRMRWAATNLHLFTVAAAVPEVTVPVIGTFTTQVLAYAKKNKGGLPVGMQTGVASFPVLVSDRIDPAAMAWAEEKQHNQFACFARPVVVDSAQGYVGMYRGKPALGRVYASHLIEKGARYFQP
- a CDS encoding discoidin domain-containing protein translates to MSPSRVCLLTSLASLTSLVAGALIAPLPPLSYAAAPRPPASTTCGRDTDPAWAPASTRFDEADGYDPYAGNGYLAHRVPATGAGYAASDRKTGWPLFTPRYDGAFVSGLFGRDKNLAEGREVIAALPSWTTLDVRVGNETYGSGTPPGRISHYRRTVFLRCGLVRTSLRWTTADGRATDLTYEVLADRSDAHTGAVRLRMTPHWSGTATVTGRLDPRGARRITLNADGTFRTQGTGTAGAIVQTLRTGGSEPQVPGANQIRSTPQVRAGRTYTFEKYVGVDTALTSYAPRTTAREASRRAAGRGWSAVLAANAAAWRRVWAADISVPDSPDLQKWLRSAQYGLLASTRTGSRDSIAPTGLTSDNYAGLVFWDAEIWMYPGLLATRPELARSVVEYRYRTRGAARANARKLGFKGLFYPWTSASKGDLWSECQSWDPPHCLTQVHLQGDVSLAVWQYYLATGDRGWLAGHGWPLLRGIADFWVSRATADADGSYSVKDVAGPDEYSNGVTDGVFTNAVAATALRNATRAARLLGHTAPAEWTRVADGLRIPYDPKRKLFLQYAGYNGSTIKQADTVLLIYPLEWPMEPGARAATLDYYAERTDPDGPAMTDSVHAIAAAAIGEAGCATYTYLQRAVRPFMRGPYALFSEARGAKSGAQDPLSGSPAEDFLTGKGGFLQVFTHGLTGLRLREDGVRLDPLLPPQLGRGVTLTGLRYRGRTYDIAIGPLTTTVRLTSGAPFTVHTPTGPRLLTSTLALATRRPDLARTTNAARCRPATASSETPGLYAAAAVDGSPATAWSPDGATGSLTVDLGRTAPVTSIAPEWTDARVVSYRVETSVNGKDWQPYRPGSAARRVRLTVDSGDPEKPVGVRELRVGQP
- a CDS encoding SPOR domain-containing protein — encoded protein: MTDSGAELPWLVIREDDNGNRYRVGRYATQGEAQKIADKLDTRGHKQLYWVERIGQSARP
- a CDS encoding IPT/TIG domain-containing protein; this translates as MPISPSQGSTGGGTAVTITGTNLTGTSAVLFGTKPATGVTNVSPTQVTAVSPSGSGEVGVTVTTSGGTSNPIPFFYVGAPFKSGLSVSSGPTAGGNTITISGTGLSTATAVSFGANSATPTVLSDSQISVVVPAGAAAGAVGVSVTTAGGTNNGLSYTYIDIPTIATVTPASGPTSGGTAVTITGTNLTSTSQVTFDSVPAPFSVINATTVSAVTPPGAVGAVDVGLSNPAGTATDVGAFTYVTGPGI
- a CDS encoding GntR family transcriptional regulator; the encoded protein is MTFGEQPAYLRVASDLREKIANGSLPPHTRLPSQARIREEYGVSDTVALEARKVLMAEGLVEGRSGSGTYVRERPVPRRIARSGYRSGAGASPFRQEQTAEGVCGTWESRSEQEGASGEIAERLGIEPGDRVMRTRYTFREAGEPMMLSTSWEPLAVTGRTPVMLPEEGPLGGCGVVERMAAIDVVVDNVAEQVGARPGLAEELLALGGVPGHVVMVIERTYYASGRAVETADVVVPADRFRIAYHLPVR
- a CDS encoding carbonic anhydrase codes for the protein MDRAGRPDRRTLLAGGLVVASAVLAGCSSTSATPMATSTSPEARPATPAEALARLMDGNKRWVSGDLRHPDRDPNRREFVAQKQEPFGAVLSCIDSRVPPELLFDTGLGDLYVMRTGGEAVGPVVTGSVEYGPMTSGTPLVVVLGHQRCGAVEAAYKSIRDGKPLPGNLEAITKALRPAYEQAVREGGADPVETMARAQVELTAAALRSNQDLAPLVGKGALAVVGAYYYLDTGKVEVLAGAPS
- a CDS encoding NUDIX hydrolase; this translates as MSVLIDTVAWVRVEGGRILCARPRGKDVFYIPGGKREGAESDLETLLREIKEELTVLLAPHTAVHLGTYEAGAPDLPSGAVVRMSCYTADYEGTLAVSSEIEEMAWFSYADRPLVPPVDQLLFDDLKAAGELN
- a CDS encoding RNA-guided endonuclease TnpB family protein — its product is MAGASAAFDNYAKSKSGRRKGPRMGIPRFKSKRNASLTCRFTTGTIHIEPDGRNITLPRIGTIRLHEHRADLRALADAGNMRILSATVRLDQGRWFVSLQVEEKRQPAKVARPDASVGVDLGIKTLAVLADSDGVLATEPNPRHLDRAQKQLRRASRVVSRRQGPDRRTGRQASKRWEKANRARNKVHHRVANLREDTLHRHPTASTPAPQGPSVPARALRASCAPVSGCSRVVRSAAQVWSRGCAHRAAGQEGAPARTSTLPVSR